In the genome of Massilibacillus massiliensis, one region contains:
- a CDS encoding pyrimidine-nucleoside phosphorylase — translation MRMVDLIEKKRDGKELATAEIDFMIEGYTKDQIPDYQVSAMAMAIFFQDMTEKECADLTMAMVRSGDSVDLSAVEGIKVDKHSTGGVGDTTTLVLAPLVAALGVPVAKMSGRGLGHTGGTIDKLESIAGFHTEITKSAFIELVNRNKIAVIGQSGNLTPADKKLYALRDVTGTVNSIPLIASSIMSKKIAAGADAIVLDVKTGAGAFMKTEEDAKKLAEAMVQIGNRIGRKTIAVISDMSQPLGFAIGNALEVKEAIDTLQGKGPKDLEELCLTLGSQMVYLAQKASSVEMARDMLQEAMKNGKALAKFKEFVENQGGDPDVISHPEKLPQAAFQFDIQAKEDGVVSEIIADAVGTAAMMLGAGRVTKDSEIDLSVGVILHKKIGDQVQKGEALATIHANRENVEDVIEKIYQSIRIDCKANVPKLIHEIVDR, via the coding sequence ATGAGAATGGTAGATTTAATTGAGAAAAAGCGCGATGGAAAAGAGCTTGCAACAGCAGAAATTGATTTTATGATTGAGGGATATACCAAAGATCAAATTCCGGATTATCAAGTAAGTGCGATGGCCATGGCGATTTTCTTTCAAGACATGACGGAAAAAGAATGTGCTGATTTAACGATGGCAATGGTGCGATCGGGAGATTCCGTTGATTTATCGGCTGTTGAAGGGATCAAGGTAGATAAACACTCTACAGGTGGTGTAGGCGATACGACCACGTTGGTATTAGCACCGCTTGTGGCGGCACTTGGTGTTCCGGTTGCTAAAATGTCGGGCCGTGGTTTGGGCCATACGGGAGGAACGATTGACAAGCTGGAATCTATCGCCGGATTTCATACAGAAATAACAAAGTCCGCGTTCATTGAATTGGTAAATCGCAATAAAATTGCGGTTATTGGACAAAGCGGTAATTTGACACCGGCGGATAAGAAGCTGTACGCGCTGCGTGATGTTACAGGCACGGTGAATTCGATCCCTTTAATTGCAAGTTCCATCATGAGCAAGAAAATTGCCGCAGGTGCTGATGCAATTGTCTTGGATGTAAAAACAGGCGCCGGTGCATTTATGAAAACAGAAGAAGATGCAAAAAAATTGGCAGAGGCTATGGTGCAGATCGGCAATCGTATTGGTCGGAAAACGATTGCGGTAATTTCTGATATGAGTCAGCCACTGGGCTTTGCTATTGGAAATGCCTTGGAAGTAAAAGAAGCGATTGATACCTTGCAAGGGAAAGGGCCTAAAGATTTAGAAGAGCTTTGTTTAACGCTGGGCAGTCAAATGGTGTATTTAGCACAAAAGGCATCGTCTGTAGAAATGGCTAGAGACATGTTGCAAGAGGCAATGAAAAATGGTAAAGCTTTGGCAAAATTTAAAGAATTTGTGGAAAATCAAGGTGGGGATCCAGACGTCATAAGTCATCCGGAAAAACTGCCCCAAGCCGCGTTTCAGTTTGATATTCAGGCAAAAGAAGATGGTGTGGTATCAGAGATCATTGCGGATGCTGTTGGCACGGCAGCTATGATGCTTGGTGCCGGACGCGTGACAAAGGATTCAGAAATTGATTTGTCGGTGGGAGTAATATTGCATAAAAAGATCGGCGATCAGGTACAAAAAGGAGAAGCGCTGGCTACAATTCATGCAAACCGAGAAAATGTCGAAGATGTCATTGAAAAAATTTATCAGAGCATACGAATAGATTGCAAAGCCAATGTGCCAAAGTTGATTCATGAGATTGTGGATAGGTAA
- a CDS encoding ClC family H(+)/Cl(-) exchange transporter gives MHKQKLSQAYYALTHWRDFRLKLFGEGILIGFFVGFVIVAFRYALEQAEILRTILYQHLQTDLWIYSVLWFFALFLIAYVLHRFIKLEPMSSGSGIPQVKGIILGLMKMRWLSVLITKFISGVLAIGAGLSLGREGPSVQLGAAVGQGISRQFGRSKLEENYLLTSGASAGLAAAFNAPLAGVIFSLEELHKNFSPAVLMSAVAAALTAVMVSQHFFGYNPVFNFVGLPVLPTENYWIVLLLGLLMGILGIGFNRCLIFSLSCYDHIPFSNTFKIALPLMFAGILGFLLPEVLGGGNHLVDELAENSFSFIFLIILFTAKFFFTMLSFGSGVPGGIFLPMLVIGALGGSVFSHSLNFLGQLDSYYNTTIIVFSMAAYFSAIVKSPITGSILIMEMTGSFQHMFPLIIVSMAAYLVTDIAKVKPIYEQLLERSLLKQGKIAAPLSTNDKIIIEVVVGINSALNGKQIKNIIWPPNSLLISIKRGDLEIIPKGNTKLMIGDYLYILGAPEQAQQLHTLADTPPN, from the coding sequence ATGCATAAACAAAAATTAAGTCAAGCCTACTACGCATTAACACACTGGCGTGATTTTAGGCTAAAATTATTTGGTGAAGGCATTCTTATTGGTTTCTTTGTTGGATTTGTCATCGTTGCCTTCCGTTACGCTCTTGAACAAGCAGAAATACTACGCACCATTTTATATCAGCATCTTCAAACAGATTTATGGATTTATTCAGTTCTTTGGTTTTTCGCTCTATTTTTAATCGCATATGTATTACATCGGTTTATTAAACTGGAACCAATGTCATCCGGTAGTGGTATTCCCCAGGTAAAAGGCATTATCTTAGGTTTAATGAAAATGCGATGGCTTAGTGTATTGATCACTAAATTTATAAGTGGTGTTTTAGCAATCGGTGCAGGTTTGTCTTTGGGGCGTGAAGGTCCGTCAGTCCAACTAGGAGCCGCTGTAGGCCAAGGAATCAGCCGTCAATTCGGCAGATCCAAATTAGAAGAAAACTATCTTCTAACCAGCGGCGCCAGCGCAGGTTTAGCTGCCGCTTTCAATGCACCTTTGGCAGGTGTTATTTTTTCTTTAGAAGAGCTTCACAAAAACTTTTCACCTGCTGTTTTGATGTCGGCAGTTGCTGCCGCATTAACCGCAGTAATGGTTTCACAACACTTTTTTGGCTACAATCCGGTATTTAATTTCGTCGGATTACCAGTCCTGCCTACAGAAAATTATTGGATTGTTCTCCTACTAGGGTTACTTATGGGGATATTAGGGATCGGATTCAATCGCTGTCTGATATTTTCATTATCCTGTTACGATCACATCCCGTTTTCTAACACTTTTAAAATAGCTTTGCCACTAATGTTCGCAGGCATACTAGGTTTTCTTCTCCCCGAAGTATTGGGCGGTGGCAACCATTTGGTGGATGAACTGGCCGAAAACTCCTTTTCTTTCATATTTCTTATCATCTTGTTCACTGCAAAATTCTTTTTTACTATGCTTAGTTTTGGTAGTGGAGTGCCTGGAGGTATATTTTTGCCCATGCTGGTGATCGGTGCCTTGGGTGGTAGCGTATTCAGCCACAGTTTGAATTTTCTCGGACAACTTGACTCATACTATAACACGACAATTATCGTATTTTCTATGGCTGCATACTTCTCAGCGATCGTAAAATCCCCAATTACTGGAAGCATTTTAATTATGGAGATGACCGGATCTTTCCAGCATATGTTCCCCTTAATCATCGTATCTATGGCGGCCTATCTCGTAACCGATATAGCAAAAGTCAAGCCTATTTATGAACAACTTCTAGAGCGGTCTTTACTAAAACAGGGAAAGATAGCGGCCCCGCTCTCTACGAATGACAAAATTATAATTGAAGTAGTCGTTGGTATAAACTCTGCATTAAATGGAAAACAAATAAAAAATATTATTTGGCCGCCTAATAGCTTATTGATTAGCATTAAACGAGGAGATCTTGAAATCATACCAAAAGGAAATACAAAGCTAATGATCGGTGACTACCTTTATATATTGGGAGCTCCTGAACAAGCACAACAACTTCATACACTAGCTGATACACCTCCTAATTGA
- a CDS encoding IclR family transcriptional regulator has translation MTEKKNINVKSASRVLDVLEYIVNSPKAPTFRMIRDALDIPKSSLSYLLQDLITRNYINSDLESKVYYPGLKLLQLGAASINNTDISREIALATKKLSDDLKATAHAAILDGRFVVYIAKAQSTTDLSLVTNIGYRIPAHATAVGKVLLSGLTSEDLEMRFKDRTLERYTEKTIVSFSVLKENLLTITKNGYAIDNQEVIPGGICVAAPIYDKGSRIIASISATFPLTRLNDTFRDEAIQAVCAMARYVSIRLGNV, from the coding sequence ATGACGGAGAAAAAAAACATAAATGTAAAATCTGCATCGCGTGTACTGGATGTTCTTGAATATATCGTAAATTCACCAAAGGCACCAACTTTTCGTATGATTCGAGATGCGCTCGATATACCAAAAAGTTCACTTTCTTATCTTTTACAAGATTTAATTACACGCAATTATATTAATAGTGATTTAGAAAGCAAAGTGTATTATCCAGGGCTTAAATTGCTGCAGTTAGGAGCTGCCAGTATAAACAATACGGATATATCTAGAGAAATTGCTTTGGCAACAAAAAAATTAAGTGATGATTTAAAAGCAACCGCGCATGCTGCGATTTTAGATGGCAGGTTCGTAGTGTATATTGCAAAGGCGCAAAGTACAACTGATTTGAGTTTAGTTACAAATATAGGGTATCGGATTCCTGCACATGCCACTGCTGTCGGTAAAGTGTTATTATCAGGTTTAACTTCGGAAGATTTAGAAATGCGTTTCAAAGATCGTACATTGGAACGTTATACAGAAAAAACAATTGTATCTTTTTCGGTCTTAAAGGAAAATTTATTGACGATTACGAAGAATGGATATGCCATTGACAACCAGGAAGTGATTCCGGGCGGGATATGCGTAGCTGCACCAATTTATGATAAAGGCAGTCGAATTATTGCATCGATCAGTGCAACGTTCCCTTTAACACGATTGAACGATACATTCCGTGACGAGGCCATACAGGCTGTCTGTGCCATGGCTAGGTATGTTTCGATTCGATTAGGAAATGTTTAA
- the ilvD gene encoding dihydroxy-acid dehydratase yields MVAMIPKCTEARKIWAQSDSLKMGMDWDEEDIDKPQILIDDVFGESHPGSYHLDSLTNQAVIGVYEKGGRPATFHVTDICDGWAQGTSGMNYVLASRGVIADMVEIHASCIPWDGLVLISSCDKAIPAHLMAAARLDLPTIFIPGGSMRPAPDMGTSGKAGEVSLREKQHTISSQEVMHYKKTGCPSCGACQFMGTASTMQCIAEALGLALPTSALIPATMRDILALSRKAGRQITTLIERQLTVRKILTPAAFKNAIVVHAAIGGSTNAFLHLPAIAHEMEYALDIRMFDEINRIVPHICNINPSGRYPTETLWFAGGIPMVQWILKDYLDLDVMTVTGKTLGENLSDLQRDGFFERVEGYLRNYQLKREDIIHPIRETSTYGTVAILKGNLAPEGAVIKYSAVPEKMKQHIGPAKVFNSEEACNQAVVEKKIEPGMVMFIRYEGPRGSGMPEMFMTTEAIMADPNINASTVLITDGRFSGATRGPCVGHVSPEAAVGGPIAFVEDGDLIELDLENRRLEIIGIAGEKCTAEKVAEVLAMRKARWVKPKGEKRHGILKRYTEHAASGMRGGYLE; encoded by the coding sequence ATGGTAGCTATGATTCCGAAGTGTACAGAAGCAAGAAAAATTTGGGCGCAGAGTGACTCGTTAAAAATGGGCATGGACTGGGATGAAGAAGACATTGATAAACCGCAAATATTGATTGATGATGTATTTGGTGAAAGTCATCCTGGCAGTTATCATTTAGATTCTCTTACCAATCAAGCTGTAATTGGAGTATATGAAAAAGGTGGACGTCCGGCAACTTTTCATGTCACAGATATTTGTGATGGATGGGCGCAGGGAACGAGCGGAATGAACTATGTGCTGGCATCTCGGGGCGTTATTGCAGATATGGTTGAAATCCATGCTTCTTGTATTCCCTGGGATGGACTCGTTCTAATTTCATCTTGCGATAAAGCAATTCCTGCGCATTTAATGGCAGCAGCGAGGCTGGATTTGCCGACAATTTTTATTCCTGGCGGCAGTATGCGCCCAGCTCCGGATATGGGCACATCCGGAAAAGCAGGTGAAGTTTCACTCAGAGAAAAACAACATACAATCAGCTCACAAGAAGTCATGCATTATAAAAAAACGGGCTGTCCTTCTTGCGGAGCATGCCAGTTCATGGGTACCGCCAGTACGATGCAGTGTATAGCAGAAGCGCTTGGTTTGGCATTGCCAACCTCAGCACTGATTCCGGCAACGATGCGGGACATTTTGGCATTGTCAAGAAAAGCGGGCCGTCAAATTACTACCTTGATTGAACGGCAGCTCACTGTTCGAAAGATTCTTACGCCAGCTGCTTTTAAGAATGCGATTGTTGTGCATGCCGCAATTGGTGGTTCTACGAATGCATTTCTGCATTTGCCGGCAATTGCCCATGAGATGGAATATGCGTTGGATATTCGAATGTTTGATGAAATCAATCGAATTGTTCCTCATATTTGTAATATCAATCCAAGCGGCAGGTATCCGACAGAAACATTGTGGTTTGCTGGCGGAATTCCTATGGTGCAATGGATCTTAAAAGATTATTTAGATCTGGATGTCATGACTGTTACCGGCAAAACATTAGGAGAAAATTTAAGTGATTTGCAGCGAGATGGTTTTTTTGAAAGGGTGGAAGGTTATTTGCGGAACTATCAATTAAAACGCGAAGATATTATTCATCCGATTCGTGAAACCAGCACGTATGGAACTGTTGCAATATTGAAAGGTAATCTAGCGCCAGAAGGTGCGGTTATTAAATATTCAGCAGTTCCGGAAAAAATGAAACAACATATTGGACCTGCGAAAGTATTTAATTCGGAAGAAGCTTGTAATCAAGCAGTGGTAGAAAAGAAAATTGAACCGGGTATGGTGATGTTTATTCGATATGAAGGTCCTCGTGGATCGGGGATGCCCGAGATGTTTATGACGACAGAAGCAATTATGGCAGATCCGAATATAAACGCATCTACTGTTTTAATCACTGACGGACGGTTTTCTGGAGCGACAAGAGGGCCTTGCGTTGGGCATGTATCGCCGGAAGCTGCCGTAGGTGGCCCTATCGCATTTGTAGAGGATGGCGATTTAATTGAGCTTGATCTTGAAAACCGCCGCTTAGAGATTATCGGGATCGCAGGTGAAAAATGCACAGCAGAAAAAGTGGCAGAAGTTTTAGCGATGAGGAAAGCGCGCTGGGTAAAACCAAAAGGCGAAAAACGCCATGGAATTTTAAAGAGGTATACGGAGCATGCTGCCTCCGGAATGCGTGGCGGGTATTTGGAATAA
- a CDS encoding dihydrodipicolinate synthase family protein, with protein MLKGVITPVITVLDQQGKLDFEGNKLVIHRLIDQGVNGLLFLGSIGEFFAFTMDEKKEFIRFVVQTVDKRVPVLIGTGGTIQEDVIALTHFAETAGADGVVVISPYYFKLDSDTLYRYYANLARSTTMPIMIYNFPDRTAVNLEPQLVLKLAKEFNHIVAIKDTVDTISHTRNLIHLVKDARPEFAILSGYDEYLIPNLMAGGDGVIGGMSNVVPDVFSGILKAYKNQDFKAVTTAQKKISMLMHLYDISQPFVAAIKGAVAAQGVGIGAYVREPSGDLTEDQKVQISVLLEKVKKIE; from the coding sequence ATGCTTAAAGGTGTGATTACCCCTGTCATTACTGTTTTGGATCAACAAGGAAAATTGGACTTTGAAGGAAATAAACTTGTGATTCATCGATTGATTGATCAAGGCGTGAATGGTCTTTTATTTTTAGGCAGTATTGGAGAATTTTTTGCTTTCACAATGGATGAAAAAAAAGAATTTATTCGTTTTGTCGTACAAACAGTAGATAAAAGAGTTCCCGTATTAATTGGAACGGGCGGTACGATACAAGAAGATGTTATTGCTCTGACACATTTTGCGGAAACGGCAGGAGCTGATGGTGTTGTAGTAATATCACCATATTATTTTAAATTGGATAGTGATACATTATATCGTTATTATGCCAACTTAGCGCGGAGTACGACCATGCCAATTATGATTTATAATTTCCCTGATAGAACAGCAGTCAACCTTGAGCCTCAGCTGGTATTAAAATTAGCGAAAGAATTTAACCATATCGTAGCAATTAAAGATACGGTGGATACGATTAGTCATACGCGTAATTTAATTCATCTAGTAAAAGATGCACGTCCGGAATTTGCTATTTTATCAGGATATGATGAATACTTGATTCCAAATCTCATGGCGGGAGGAGATGGCGTAATTGGTGGCATGAGTAATGTAGTACCGGATGTTTTTTCAGGAATTTTAAAGGCATATAAGAATCAAGATTTTAAGGCGGTCACCACGGCACAGAAAAAAATATCGATGCTGATGCATTTATATGATATTTCACAGCCATTTGTTGCTGCTATTAAAGGGGCTGTTGCTGCACAAGGGGTAGGAATTGGTGCCTATGTGCGGGAACCGTCGGGAGATTTAACGGAAGATCAAAAAGTACAAATTTCTGTATTATTGGAGAAAGTAAAGAAAATTGAGTAA
- a CDS encoding DUF342 domain-containing protein, with product MDKINSPAKDGRYEIAVTDTEVFLSVWPPANGGNPVSKTNIIKELNDRNLVDFDRMFVFQVIKEALGTPTLIMNSLPKKDGRYEITMTDTEVFLTVWSPRNGGKSVTKKQIIEDLTDKQLNDFDENFIYSIIKEATGQPSFIINLKTKIPEATIRVRVSSNRLEAMVDISVPAAAPAVTVTQLIEHLKNAGVVYGIDKVVLETLSKSRLAKNIVCAQGIPPREGDTAYLKYHVDVECQGRPEEQEDGRVDFKETNTFLCVEKGALLVEKIPATIGVSGIDVFGKEILPKAGKDVAMPLGKNVVCLDNLKLYAAIDGHLHVFLKKRINVIPVIVIEGDVDFNTGNIDFKGSVTVKGSIQPDFSVKAGGNVEVCGSICGGTVEANNIIVRNGIQGMNRGVVKARERLVANFINNATVYSDADIVVEDFIMNSNVFAGSRVILEGGRGLIRGGRISAGELIRAVTVGNRSGIITELEVSVNPFLKDELVALRESVGTDVKLYEKLKLSLDYARRLGVEKLAGVKLERYKKEEEEFNNLPERIEENKQRIVDIEGLLNSKKPGRVRIAESIYPGTRIAIGTVNKVLKDEMKYVSFYAQAGEIKFNTLH from the coding sequence ATGGATAAAATAAATTCTCCAGCTAAGGATGGTAGATATGAAATTGCTGTAACGGATACAGAAGTTTTTCTTAGTGTTTGGCCACCTGCGAATGGTGGAAATCCAGTATCGAAAACAAACATTATAAAGGAACTAAATGATAGAAATTTAGTTGACTTTGACAGAATGTTTGTTTTTCAAGTGATAAAGGAAGCACTTGGAACGCCTACACTCATTATGAATTCTTTGCCTAAAAAAGATGGCAGATATGAAATTACAATGACCGATACCGAAGTTTTTTTAACAGTTTGGTCTCCGCGAAACGGTGGAAAATCGGTAACAAAAAAACAAATTATAGAAGATTTAACCGATAAACAACTCAATGATTTTGATGAAAATTTTATTTATTCTATTATAAAAGAAGCAACAGGACAACCTTCATTTATTATTAATTTGAAAACAAAGATACCGGAAGCTACCATACGGGTCAGAGTGAGCAGCAATAGACTCGAAGCAATGGTGGATATATCGGTGCCGGCGGCAGCTCCCGCTGTTACTGTTACACAGCTAATTGAGCATTTGAAAAATGCAGGTGTAGTATATGGAATAGATAAAGTGGTATTGGAGACGTTATCTAAATCAAGGCTAGCCAAAAATATTGTTTGTGCACAAGGCATTCCGCCACGTGAAGGCGACACAGCATATTTAAAATATCATGTTGATGTAGAGTGTCAGGGGCGCCCGGAAGAGCAAGAAGATGGCCGTGTTGATTTTAAAGAAACCAATACATTCCTTTGCGTAGAAAAAGGTGCTTTGCTCGTTGAGAAAATTCCTGCAACCATAGGTGTATCTGGGATTGATGTATTTGGCAAGGAAATTTTGCCGAAGGCAGGTAAAGATGTAGCAATGCCATTAGGGAAAAACGTAGTTTGTCTGGATAATTTGAAGCTTTATGCTGCAATTGACGGACATTTGCATGTTTTCTTGAAAAAGCGTATTAATGTAATCCCTGTGATTGTCATTGAAGGTGATGTGGATTTTAACACAGGTAATATAGATTTTAAAGGCAGTGTCACGGTAAAAGGTTCGATACAACCAGATTTTAGTGTGAAAGCGGGCGGAAATGTTGAAGTTTGCGGCAGTATTTGTGGCGGTACAGTAGAAGCGAATAATATTATTGTTCGAAATGGCATTCAGGGAATGAACCGAGGCGTAGTGAAAGCACGTGAACGGCTTGTTGCAAATTTTATTAATAATGCGACCGTATATTCTGATGCAGATATTGTTGTAGAGGATTTCATTATGAATAGCAACGTATTTGCTGGAAGCAGAGTGATTTTAGAAGGTGGGCGCGGCTTAATAAGAGGTGGGAGAATATCAGCGGGTGAACTTATTCGTGCTGTAACAGTTGGAAATAGATCAGGTATTATTACAGAGCTTGAAGTTTCCGTGAATCCTTTCTTAAAGGACGAGTTAGTTGCTTTACGTGAAAGCGTAGGTACAGATGTAAAGTTATATGAAAAATTAAAATTATCTTTGGACTATGCGCGAAGATTAGGTGTAGAAAAACTTGCCGGTGTAAAGTTGGAGCGTTATAAAAAAGAAGAAGAAGAATTTAATAACTTACCTGAACGTATCGAAGAAAATAAACAGCGTATCGTGGATATTGAAGGACTTTTAAATTCAAAAAAACCAGGGCGAGTCCGCATTGCAGAGTCTATTTATCCAGGAACAAGGATCGCAATAGGAACTGTGAATAAGGTGCTCAAAGATGAAATGAAGTATGTTTCTTTTTATGCACAAGCGGGTGAAATTAAATTTAATACATTGCATTAA
- a CDS encoding homocysteine synthase, with protein MGEKKFSFETLQVHAGQEPDPTTGSRAVPIYQTTSYVFHNADHAANLFQLKEPGNVYSRIMNPTTDVLEKRVAELEGGVGALATASGSSAILYAILNIANAGDEIVAASTLYGGTYELFTVTLKKIGIKVILVNPDDPENFRKAITNKTKALYGETIGNPRINVLDIEAVAKIAHENKIPLILDNTFASPYLLRPFAYGADIVVHSATKFIGGHGTTLGGIIVDSGKFDWIGSGKFPDFTTPDKSYGGLRYAQDLGELAYILKARVQLLRNTGATLSPNSAFLLLQGLETLSLRMERHIENTRKVVAYLKAHPKVSWVSYPELEGSPYHNLAEKYLPKGAGSIFTFGIKGGLEAGKAFINHVELFSLLANVGDAKSLVIHPSSTTHAELDEAAQSAAGITPDLIRLSIGIEGVDDLIDDLEQALAKV; from the coding sequence ATGGGCGAAAAAAAATTCAGCTTTGAAACTTTACAAGTACATGCAGGGCAAGAACCTGACCCTACAACAGGTTCCAGAGCAGTTCCTATTTATCAGACGACTTCATATGTATTCCATAATGCCGATCATGCTGCAAATTTATTTCAGTTAAAAGAGCCTGGCAATGTATATTCTAGAATTATGAATCCGACTACGGATGTTTTAGAGAAAAGAGTAGCAGAATTGGAGGGCGGTGTCGGGGCCTTAGCAACAGCATCTGGTTCATCCGCTATTTTATATGCGATTCTTAATATAGCAAATGCAGGCGATGAAATTGTAGCAGCGAGTACACTTTATGGCGGAACGTATGAATTATTTACTGTTACGTTGAAGAAGATTGGGATTAAGGTTATTTTAGTAAATCCAGATGACCCGGAAAACTTTAGAAAAGCAATTACCAATAAGACAAAAGCTTTGTATGGTGAAACAATTGGAAATCCGCGTATTAATGTACTGGATATTGAAGCAGTTGCAAAAATCGCACATGAGAATAAGATTCCGCTGATTCTTGATAATACATTTGCTTCTCCATATCTTCTCCGTCCATTTGCCTATGGGGCAGATATTGTTGTTCATTCGGCAACAAAATTTATTGGCGGACATGGCACAACTTTAGGAGGAATTATTGTTGACTCCGGTAAATTTGACTGGATTGGAAGCGGTAAATTTCCTGATTTTACAACACCGGATAAAAGTTACGGGGGATTGAGATATGCACAGGATTTGGGAGAATTGGCTTATATATTAAAAGCGCGTGTGCAGTTACTCAGAAATACCGGTGCAACCTTAAGTCCGAACAGTGCTTTTTTACTCTTACAAGGTCTTGAGACTTTGTCATTGCGCATGGAACGTCATATTGAAAATACCAGAAAAGTTGTAGCGTATTTAAAAGCGCATCCAAAAGTTTCTTGGGTAAGCTACCCTGAATTAGAGGGGAGTCCATATCATAACTTAGCAGAAAAATATTTGCCTAAAGGTGCAGGTTCTATTTTTACTTTTGGTATTAAAGGCGGTTTAGAGGCAGGCAAAGCGTTTATTAATCATGTCGAATTATTCTCCTTGCTCGCAAATGTTGGAGATGCAAAATCTTTGGTGATTCATCCATCTAGCACAACGCATGCTGAATTAGATGAAGCTGCGCAAAGTGCGGCTGGTATTACGCCGGATCTAATTCGTTTATCGATCGGCATTGAAGGCGTGGATGATCTGATTGATGATTTAGAGCAAGCTTTGGCTAAAGTATAA
- a CDS encoding NifB/NifX family molybdenum-iron cluster-binding protein produces MSYNIAISSTDGKFVNQHFGHTEKFIIVEVEQNQHYQFLKERKVKAPCSFGEHEENTLENAVRALADCKYVLCAQIGNGAREMLEKNKIQVFAIAAFIHEALAQIMLHDEKQQLLDYDAVRTSKGGV; encoded by the coding sequence GTGTCATACAATATCGCAATTTCTTCGACGGATGGGAAATTTGTAAATCAGCATTTTGGGCATACCGAGAAATTTATCATCGTGGAAGTTGAGCAAAATCAGCATTACCAGTTTTTAAAAGAAAGAAAAGTAAAGGCACCTTGTAGTTTTGGTGAACACGAGGAGAATACTTTGGAAAATGCAGTGCGTGCATTAGCGGATTGTAAGTATGTGCTCTGTGCGCAAATTGGCAATGGGGCAAGAGAGATGCTGGAGAAAAACAAAATTCAGGTGTTTGCCATTGCGGCATTTATTCATGAGGCGCTTGCGCAAATTATGCTGCATGATGAAAAACAACAATTGCTTGATTATGATGCTGTGCGTACTTCGAAGGGGGGAGTTTAA
- a CDS encoding radical SAM protein, with product MERDEKIKNLHPCFGAAKPNKGRIHLPVSPGCNIACNFCDRRMNDYEDRPGVASVILKPEEAVDAVERALALCPEITVAGIAGPGDTLATDSALQTFDLLGKRFPQLLKCMSTNGLLLNERAQEIVDVGVDSLTVTVNAVDASIQARIISDILYHGKRYEGEEAAAILIENQLAGIKKIAEAGITIKVNTVLINEINRFHIREIARVVRSYGAKLYNIIPLIPQHKFRDCIAPACKDIDGARYEAEKYIEVFRHCQRCRADAVGIPGQKDFGDQIYLKRLQVKDTFSHG from the coding sequence ATGGAACGAGATGAAAAAATCAAAAACTTGCATCCTTGCTTTGGGGCAGCAAAGCCAAACAAAGGAAGAATACATTTACCTGTATCGCCCGGGTGTAATATTGCTTGTAATTTCTGTGATCGGCGAATGAATGATTACGAAGATCGGCCAGGTGTTGCTTCGGTGATATTAAAACCTGAGGAAGCCGTGGATGCAGTAGAACGGGCATTGGCACTTTGTCCGGAAATTACAGTTGCGGGAATTGCCGGACCGGGAGATACACTGGCAACAGATTCTGCACTCCAAACCTTTGATTTACTAGGAAAGCGGTTTCCGCAATTGTTAAAATGCATGAGTACAAATGGTTTGCTATTAAATGAGCGAGCACAGGAAATTGTAGATGTTGGAGTAGATTCATTGACGGTAACGGTTAATGCGGTAGATGCGTCTATACAAGCAAGAATTATTTCAGATATTCTGTATCATGGCAAACGTTATGAAGGTGAGGAAGCCGCAGCTATTTTAATTGAAAATCAGCTTGCAGGAATAAAAAAAATTGCGGAGGCCGGTATTACGATTAAGGTAAATACAGTACTGATCAATGAAATTAACCGCTTCCATATCAGAGAAATTGCTCGAGTGGTTCGTTCCTATGGTGCAAAACTATATAATATTATTCCTTTGATTCCACAGCATAAATTTCGAGATTGTATTGCACCGGCATGTAAGGACATTGATGGTGCAAGGTATGAGGCAGAAAAATACATTGAAGTATTTCGGCATTGTCAGCGTTGTCGTGCTGATGCAGTTGGCATACCGGGACAAAAAGATTTTGGTGATCAAATTTATTTAAAAAGATTGCAGGTAAAAGATACTTTTTCACATGGATGA